The DNA segment GTCGAGCCTGTGTAGTGTAGGCAGTGAGCTTTGCTCATCCATGTATATTTGCTGTTGCTAGTAAAGTGCATTCAAGTAATGGCACACAGTAACAGATATCAGGTCCATCCTATGAGGATGGCACACTTTCACCCACTATCTATGCTCAAACCTCAGTCCTTGAAATCACCAACACACTGCAGCCAGCACACATAAGCAACGCCAACAACTAGTGAAACATTTCTACATTCTGGAGTTGCTGTCATCTACAGGATGGTGCCATTACTATTCTAGACCAGACTCACACATCAgactgttaaaaatatataaagtgtatCAACAGAGGTGCCTTCATTGCACTATACTTACACATCAAAACtattactataaatatatatatatatatatataaatatatatatatatatatatatatatacagtatataaaacggATTGTGTCAGCATAGCATACATCGTAATGGTCTGCCTTGTCAGACACTGACAGAACGAGGCTGTAGCGGACAGTATAACACAAATGCCATCACTGCATACTCTTAGCAGGCTGGCACGTCCGACATTGTAATAATACGCAAGAGGTTGGCGGGATAGAACGGGTATTGCGTATACTTCATACAGTGTCTTCACTATATCATATAATGCTGCATCGACCAGAAACATGCTTGTACATTCATTGCTTTTTCTTAACCAGCTATCTAGAGGAGgggcagcctatcccagcaagcatcgggcgcgAGGCAGACACAAATTCTCGAACAAGTGGCTAGTCCATCGCCtggcaaacaaacacacacacacgcacacatatttatatactgtaaaaataccAATCTAATTATATGACGTAGTAACGGCGTTTACGTGTTAGTCTGTTACGATGCAGTGATATTGTTATagataagcatacagtttatAACAGTATCATCACAGCATTGTAACAGACTAGCATGTCAAATGAACCgttactacagtatattaataacgTATTGATTCTAAAATATGCTGCGAATTTGTAATTATTAACGCTCCGTGGCAGTTGTTGGTATTGCGCGTGCAGCAGCGTACATATTATGATCAGACTTTAAGACGCGACCATAGCTTGTCTAAACATCTTTGAAGTCCGTGGCATTAAAATAAGGTACAACCCTGCTGCTTGTTTAAAATGATTATAACGTCACGCCTATtatgacaaaaaatgaaaaaaaaaaaaaaatcgggaagAGACTCCGCCCGCTCCCGATCCAAGCCTGGAAAGAGCTTGCTGACAAAtgacaaataatttattataagcTCCTGGAATGCGCTCATTTTATACGGAACAGGTGGCAAAGCATatccaactgcaaatataaacaaaaataaatgtgacgATGCCTGAATTATATGATTTGAGTAAACATATAAAACCAACGACTTTATTTCCCCGAGTTTATGCGTTTGTCTTTATCATGCCTTTCATATGAATTATTTGCCCCACTTTGAACTAAACCCTGATCTAATACTCACCTGAACACAAGGCGTGTCTTGTATTTGTACGAAGAGCTGCTCTCCTTCCAGGTGTACAAGTCTCGAATACAGATTCCCTGTAAATCACAAAtcctaatgttaaaaaacgttAATTTTGCAAACACGTATTGAAAGTAAACCAGCAAAGGCTCTCGTTAATTACCTGTATTGGATTCGTAGTCGCCGATGAATCTCCTGGTCAAGAAGCGCACGATCATAGCTTTAAAAGAGAAccagaaatacaagaaaaatgaCATTAGCGATAGTCTGTGTGATTCAGAGTACGCGAAAATACGAAATTGAGCAATTAGACCGAAAGAAACGAAAATAAACTACGATTTAGGAATCAAATTGAACAGAACGGGCGCCTGaatccattattttttattttaaatatcgtttgtagtacagtaatccgATTTTAAAGTATTGTTCGCTTATATTTACTTACTGAATGACAGACAACGCGTATTTGTCCTTATACTTTTTGCTCAGattcttttttgaatatttgatATTTATGGAAAGCTTTTGGAAGATAATTCTAAATATCTTTTTTCCTACATCTTTTTTAACAACATAACTAACAAAAACTGTGAGCGTTGACGCTCGTGATTCCGAATTTAGATCAGAGCATAAATGCAAGTCTATTGGTCGTTGGTCTTCTTTTACTGTACATGCCCAGGTGTATGATTAATTTTCGAACCCATATGAATGATGATAGATGGGTGAGAGAGTGAGTgtgtcctatgatggactggaGCCCCGTCCAGGTTTGGTACACGCCTGGTCCGCGGTGTTGTCTGGACAACTCGAActggtttaaaaatggatgagtGGACGTACATATCATTATAGTGTGTTAAAAATATTCCCGGCAATAGAAAAAGTTAACTACCAATAATCTTTTAATTGAAAGAAACTGATTATTTTATCATAAAGACAACATGCTAAGAATAATTAGTTTGAGACAGGATGATAGAAACGCATTTGCGGTGCACCATATGGCTTAATtctgcagtttttaaattattatttttttcttacctgTTTTTCCCACTCCAGATGATCCCAGTACCGCGATTTTAACATCTCGGTTAATAATATAATCCGCAGACTCGGGGATGGGTGCGAGTAAGAAGTTGTTTGACATGTTCAGAGAACGCATCAGTAGCTTTGTATccgtccaaaaaagaaaaaaaagaaagaaataaactgaTCTACACGAAAATTTCCCCGTATAATAAATCCAGCATAAGACTGAAGTGCGGGTATATTTTTTCCAATAAGCAGtaagaataaacagaaacaaCGTTCCTCAGTATAAGCCACTTAcaagctctcagtttacttcaCTGTTGTAACGTTTATTCAGCTCGGCTTTTATTCTCTTGCTGAGGGCTGTTGGTGCTCAGGGATCCTCCTATTTTCAATTCGTGCAACCAATGAAGTCAAGCTGACCGTAGAATTACGTAGAAAGCGCTTTACGCCGAGACGTTACGCACCTCAGTCAATAACGTCGTCGTgctttgctctttttatcttgtcTCCCAGCGGACAGAAATGCCATCAGACATCTGACGGTATTCTTCTAACGATTATCTAACGGGCCCGCGCTGCTTAATCATCAGCAGTGTACTTTTTCGGGTATCTGCCATATATGTACTTCAACGATTTAGTTAAAaggaatgttttctttctttctttctttctatctcctGAAAACGATGTTTATTAATCGTTTTCTCTATACATTTTTAAGTGCTTAGACTAAAACATTGTCGCAGGCAATTTGGAGTGCCAGTTCATTGCGACTCGAAGTCAATTCAGAGCGAAACAATTTAGAGCCCGTAATCAGTTCAAGCAGGTACTTGAGGGGTGTGATGAAATACCAGGAGAaacggcgagaacatgcaaacgccatacAGAAAGAGAATGGGCTGGCATTCAAAGGCACATTTTAACCTTGAATGTCTTAAAATTTGCTGCACATGGCCGCAACCCTAATcagcttcagaaaatgaatgattaaATGAATATTACATAAGAAAAGATCTTATAAAATGGGGTTCATCGCTAAATTAAAACTAGCgtgatttaaatgaaaatatgccaAATCtatctactgcggtgggttggcaccctgcccgggattggttcctgccttgtgccctgtgttggctgggattggctccagcagacccccgtgaccctgtgttcggcttcagtgggttggataatggatggatggatattatctatctatctatctatctatctatctatctatctatctatctatctatctatctatcaaacctaAAAACATTATTGATTTGAACAGACTTGTTTGGAAAGATATAAAAGTAGAGGCAGAGGAGGGAAGAGTTCTTTCAATgcaattaattgaaaaaaatcttaacaaTTATGAACATAATTTCTTAACAGACTGCTAACAATTTCAGAGTTAATTTGAAATAAAGAGCTCACTTTACAGTGATCCAGTTTGCCCCACCCTTGTGGTGTGCATGGTGGGTAAATGGACTGACAATGAATTAAACAGCTTAATGTCAATAAGCAGCCTGAGGGACTTGCCTCTGCCAGTAGGTAGGAGAAAGTAACTGTACAGAACCTGCATGAAAGATAAGAACAAGAGTGTGCTGAAAAAGATACTGGACACACCTTGGAGGAAAAAGACTGCAGTTCCTGACGGAATAAAGCTAGCTTGGAAGTTGCTGCACAAGCTACCATTGGCTAACAGGGTAGGGGATCTGCAGTGGAGATGTTGCATGGTGTACTAGCAGTGAAATCCATTTTGCCAGTAATTAGGGGGTTCTGATGGTTGTCCTTTTTGTGGGTTGAAAGAAactgtgtttctctgttttatattttgcatGAGACTACAGCCTTTTCTCCTATAATACAGTTGAAAGGTTGGGGATTGAATATAATGAATTGGGCTTTTTGTTTGGCTGGATGATAATGAAAAGAGTGGACAACAACATACGCCTCGTAAATCTCATTATTGGCTAAGCCAATGTGAAAATATGGAGAACCTCCAAAAATAAGATTAGTGGGTCTGGACTACAAGAttcaattgtttttaaaaatgaaacatgaaagcAGAAGATTAGTAGATTTCAATATAAATGCTTTATCTGTCCCCTTTTTTCTTGTTTAACGGCCGTTCTTGGTTTTAAGTAATGGGATTGGGGCCTAAATAAGAACAGAGGTTATTTCtcttaatgaaaatgttttacagtGATGGTATAATGAaaattgttctgtttttgttttgttgctgttgttaaagactgatttgaaaataaaaaaatctatctatctctacaACCTTTGACTCACTCTTTCTGCCCTTGCACATTaactactatccatccatccatccattttccaacctgctgaatccgaacacagggtcacgggagtctgatggagccaatccaagccaacactgggcataaggcaggaaccaatcctgggcagggtgccaacccgccgcAGTTAACTACTATCAAGTTCATTAAAGCACCACATTCTAGTTACTTCAGAAttgcaataaatgaatgaatcatATGATTTAATTTATCAATTTAGTACAAGGAATTGCCCTTCTATCTATCCCTAACAGAAtaagaattttaataaaaatgttgacatgaaatgTGTTAGCACTGAATACAGAAACACAGCCTATATTTAATTCTGTATGTAAATGTCATTATCATTTGATGTCAGCTCCTCCACAAATATCTGTCTATTCCTGCTTGAATTTATGATAAGGCTCTTCATTAAACTTGTTGCATGTATGCATTATACTGCACCTGGTTGTAAAGTGCAGTCCACTTGGCTGTAATATTGGCAGGCACATTTATGTTTTTTCATTGCATTGATAACTATTTCCTCTTGCTGCAGTGTTAGGTATAAATAGAAGCTGATGTCATTAATGCATTAACACTTCTGTTCATATCATCCAAGTTAGTTTCACAATGGCTCACAAATTATGCCCCATCATGGGTAGTTTCAACAGAAGACGGCTACGCCACTGTCATTAATGTTGTTTGCCAGTTCTCTAGCACTTTCTTGTGAAACCCACTCTTCAAGACTTTATTTGTGATCCAACCCCCAAGTACCACCCACCCACAGTGTTACATATAGTAGTAAgattgtaaataaaaaagtattaaatCAAAAGACAGATGTAAAGGCTCTTATCTGGTTGTACTGTACGCCATGAGTCCAATGTTAGGAATGCACTAGCCATATTGAAGCAGCTCATTGTAAAGTCCTGTGTATTTCAAAGCCTTCTTCATGACTCCTTAAAATGATCAACAACGACATCCTTGTTATTCAATGGTCATGTTTCAAATTTTGATGAACATTCATTCAACTGGCAAAGTTACCCTGTTGCTAAAATTGAACTTTAAGCAGATTTCACGTCTTCATCATTCTGAAACTTGCTTTCCTACTGCATGTTGAATCCACCATGCTTTATTTTCTCTCTGTGCTGTCCCtacctctttttttattattattacaccatcTTTTAACTATAGCATGCTACTCAGTCCTGATGGGAAAGAGTTGTGTGACTGTCCTGTGGTGGACTGCTTTCCTGTTCagggttcttgccttgcactccTACTTCTAGGTTATAAGCTTTAACCCTCATCTGGATTACATGGATTTAATGGTGGATGGATAAACTTTATATTCAACAGGATTGTCAGGAATGTCTGGGCTTGACCTATTAACAGAAACACTTGCAAACTAAGGCTTAATTTGTTGACATCATCTTGATTAACAGTTGATTTAGACAattctaaggttttactgatatcTCTAATgggtttattcttgtttttcattgttgaactttcattggcacagctctcgTGTAAATGTTGAACAACGGCAACTACAGACACCAAAGGTAGTCTAAACGTAGATTCTAGCCaaggtatcttatgcctgcatTAAAGAAATACACCCAAGTAATCACAGACATCTGCCACCCCAAATATTATGGCGCCCTGAAATAGGGAGACAATGTATAAAatgttgtatgcaaatacccttaaatttaatgtgcaatttaaacattgatttgtaatttcaaactgtggagcaAAAGGGTAAATCgaggaaaaatgtgcctttgtcccaaacattatggagggtacaGCATTTTGGCAATTCTGCTTATTTTACAGtactttgttttgctttaaataaacCTTCAACCCGTTTCGGAGAATGGGCAATTTCATGTAAAGTCTGGGCTATGGTTGACTGAGCGCCCCACCACAGTCAATTGATGTGAAGTGTAATGTCTTCCAGATTTCTTCATCCCTCAAAGTACACAGCTGTGTGATATTAAGGCCCTAAAATTGAACAATGGACTGCCATTTCAGGAGGTATCTGGAAAATATATCTAGAAATTCAGTCATTGGGAGGAACGCACATTTAATAATCAATGGTTAAAATTGTTGTCAATTACATCAGCAAAATTAAACTGGTTATCAACTTTTATCACATCCAAGACTATGCCCAGTTACAATTTAGGGAATGGATGTGTAGGTTGTACACTGCTACAGATGCTTTGGTGATCcaaatcaatgacaggctggCACAGGTCTTGTAACAAAGACGAACACTAAGGATAGGCTTAGGagacactttttaatttaataagagTAATGACATCTTTTATATGTTCTATAACTGTGATGGCCAGTAGAAATTTCTATTCTGTGTTGTGCTAAGCCACTAACATCACTTACCCTTAGAAATAGCACTGGTGGAGAGAATGATGACAAAACTGACAGTAATGCTACTGTAACTTGCTTCAAAACCTGCCTTGAAAGTACAGCAGTTTAAAAAATTTACTACTACTTTAAGGGAAGAAAGGCATCTGAGGTATTTTACATCAATACTTGCAGTCAGAAGTAATTCATATCATATACTGAATTACTTTTTGAATTTAGCATTATGCTTCCCTGTGCCAAAATTTTTGTACCATTTTAACAAGTCTCggaatacattgttttttttgcctCAATAAAAATCAGGCCTCAGAATATTCCAAGCTTTAGTGTGCTGGAATACTATCTTAAGCATGCAGGTTTATTATCTGCTTAaaagcacatgcatttatttgcaGTAAAGACAACATAACACAGGAACAGAATGAACTGTGCACTCACATAATGGCACTTTGAAGTTTCAGTTGGAGCTGTGGGTGCATTCTAAACAGCTGGCAGGCATTCACAAAGTTGAAGGGTATGATGGGAGAATGGATGAAGAATCTTAACTCTACACATAGGTGTAATCCAGAGACATATCCTAAAATGCCATCAACTTCCATGTTCCTGGCCTGCAACAGCTGCTGGTGGGACTGCCTGAATATATACCCTAAGGTAAATAGTATAGACTAATGGAAGGATGCCAAAGGTcccagaaactaaaaaaaaaacactgtacttTCAGTATAAAATGTCCTTGTGTGTGAcatgacaaaataattttaaggAAGCAAGCTAGACATACTTGGCTTTATCAAGCTATGAAGTTCAAATTGATATTTTGAAGGCCGGATTTGAAATTGTTACTTCAGgataagcttttatttttttttaaagaatgtatttGATTGGACACACCAAAGCCTGTTTTTAAGAGGGTTCATGAATTGAAAGCATATTTGAAATCTTATCATGCATGGTTAAGAACCTTCCTATCAATCAAGAACCTTACAATGGGAACCAAGCTAATTAAAACAGTATCTAAAGTGATGCAAAACAGTAAATTAGAAAATGCAATAGACAAGGATTTCCAAAAGAAAATGACTTAATTTACACACCAAAGAATCCCTAACAAAACCGGACATAAATGGGGGTAGTAAGACATAAAAGTCTGAGTTCTTCTACAGAACAGTCGATGAGCAAAAAACAGATTATACCTGGAGCCACAAAAATGCTAAAATGACTATCAGGGtaggttttcagttgtttttaaaagtaacAAATCTATGATTAAAAAGGCTACTCTGTAGATCAACAAATAGTATCAGTCAAGCATACATTTTGAAAATTGTAAGGCAATGTCTAACTTAATTTTTTCGATAAAAGCAACTACTGTGGTTTGTACATCGATAAGTTTAATTATAATGTTCTTGTATTTGTGACACCAACAGCAGATTTTAAAATCTAGCTCAGAAATTTCCATTTTGCAAGAAACATTTGTATTGCTCAGATAAGCTGAGCTTTAATAGAAGCTATTAAAAGATAGCcatgttttaatatttctaataAATCACATGACATCAGCCCAGAGTTCTGTCAACTTTACTAAGTTAAATCCCATGTCAGCTTGCGTAAAATTATTGGATTCAGCCATCCTTCAAGATGGAGTATTCTCTTGTCATGTACCTCCACTTTAAAGTACATATTTTCTCAACTACATTAACCTTGCATTATTTCACCACCACAGCACTTTATTACTTgtgaccaaattaaaaaaaaataatccacaaTCTCCTCTTCGCAATAACTTTCTGTACTCTAGACCAGAACTCGAACTTTATCTTTAAAGAAACACTGTTCAAATTGTTGgaaaacagaactttatttgcattttcaggACAATTATGCCATGAATTCATATGGAATAGGTTCCAACAGCTGGGGTTCATTTTTCTTGGTTCTGACAAAGTGAGCCTCTCTTGGAGCAGCAGGCTGGAAAAAAGGGGAATATGTTAATCTTACTACatgctttacattaaaaaacaaaaagtaaacaacTTAGCAAATTTTGAATGGCACTTTCTAAATTGAACAAACTTATTTGCTGAGctcaatataaaattataaaaactcCCTTCACATATGTTCAGTACAATTACATTATAATACTTTTGGTTGTGAATGTACTCAATTTCAAACACTTAacaaataaatgcctttattgccattgcatttaaaaatgatattctaAAAATGGTCAACAAACCTTGCGCTTCAGCTCCACAAATTTGCCGGATTGTTTGGCCTCAGCTTTCAGTCTTTCATTTTCCTTGACACGTTTCAGGAAGCTATCTCTGCTCTTTGAGTGCTTGATATGCTCGATACGCACATTAATTCTCTTAGCAAGAATCTTGCCTCTGATGTGAgggggggcaaaaaaaaaaaaaaaaaaaaaaaaaaggttaagaacACCAAGCTAAACCAAACTCCCATTGAATATGATAAAAATGCTTATCCACCAATGAATAAACTAAAACACAAGACCGTGTCTCCTCAGACAGGAACCAAGCTAAACTAACAGTGAAATTTGCTTGGGTTtttataaggatttttttttatacccCTAAAGAATGGCCAAAAAGGACACAAAAAGTCCATCTGGCAAAGTGAAAGGGGAAGGAGAGCAAATAATAAGTCATATCTCAAGCTGTAGTTTAAGATTTATCCTAATGGAGCGGACTTAAtccaaatgaatatttttaaatgctcTTAGAAACTCACAAATTGTAATTAAAGGGGAAGTGTTATACCTTCAAAAATACTTACTTAACCTGTTTATTGACAATGATGCCTACAGCATGTTGGGTAACATTGTAAATTCTACCAGTCTTGCCATGGTAGCACTTATGTGGCATGCCTTTTTGGACAGTTCCTGTGCCCTAAAAAGAGCACAACAGTCTTTATTGGAATAATTTTGGCACAAATCAAGTTCATCTCCACTCAATTTACATTCTGAGTAAAAGCATATTACTTTATTGATCATAGCATCACTTCTACATTAACCAAGACCATTTGCCCTTGTGGGCTCCAAAGAAACAGTTAAATAAAACATAGTAAGCAAAAATTTACACAATGAACTAAAATGTGCAAAAGTTAAGCAGTTTGAAGTAATTTTAACATGCAATTTAAATTTTAACCAAAGTACATGTTCTGCAGTTATGCAACTATATAGAGATCAGTGGATTTGACTGACAAAACATATTAGACGAATATTAGTATTATTGAATCAAGGTTTATAAAATTAAGTACTCACTTTGATATCAACAATATCTCCTCTCTTGTAGATATGCATGTAAGTGGACAATGGAATAGGTCCTtttgaaaagagaaaatattCACAATGTTTTCCACAGTTAATTCAGAAAAATCTTGTGTTGAAGATAAGCAAATAATTTTACCTTTTTACAAGAATAGAACTTTCCAACTTGATGCATTACTCACCATGTTTACGGAAAGGCCTGGCGAACATGTACCTTGTTCCCCTCCTTTTGCCCCGTGTGTTCGTCATTTTACCGTTTTAACTAgagaagaaaattgaaaaagaacaaataagtCATCAGAATGCATCTCACAAGTATATATTCTTCGAAGATGCACCCGTTATTGAAAACAGACTTTGCCAATTCACCTCCAAATCCAAACCCAAACAGCTACAAGAATTACCGCTTTCAAAGAACAAATCTATCAGactaaatattttatacatagGGTTTCCCTCCACTTATTTAGAAACATTACgtctgttttctctttttggaATCTCAAGTTGACAGTGATGCAGAATGCCACCTGGCTAAAGTACTCGGCAACCTTTTAATGCCAAAAAGTTAAGGGTACTGTTGCTAAGATAGCTGTAGAATGGAAAATTCAAAGACTTACTACACATAGGTAACAATGAATTACACTTCATTTAACTATTGCAGAATATCCAGATGGGGCAGAGTAGTCTTTAGGCTTTGAAATCACTAAAGGTTTATTGTCTCAAGCATCCTCACCAGTTGGGAGTTATTTCCTCTCCTCTCTGGTCATTTGAAAACAGTATACATCATATTAACCTGTCTCTGACTTTTAGTATACTAACTACTAgggattcttttatttttgccttttacttCTTGTAAAGCATTATGAGATAGTGTTAtatgaaaaatatgtttaaataatgaatacttttgatACATTTATCCAGTTGAGTCAGACATGTGTACCCATAAAGTAAAAGCCTCAATCACATATTTTAACCAAAATTACTTCATTCATGCTTTAGTTAAAACTGATATATTGAGAATATAGTTCaaggtataaataaaaatgttatttcaaatCAGCAAACTATTGGGAACCTGAGGAAAATTCACTCTTGGTATTACTTACACTTTTACCACCAGTTTGAACAGCTTGGAAGTATTTACAGCAAAAAATGTTCATAGAAACAGAGGCTTTTTAAGTCAATATACCATGAAATTCATTATAAATATGGCCAAGGTGTTACTAGTGCTGCTAACAGCTATTACAGTAAAAATCAGTCATATTAAGTAGTATTACTCACATATGACTGCGAGGTTGAGCAGGATGAGcagggtggtggctctgaggcgaaGGACTTGtgcggcaatcagaaggttgccagtttgaatcctatAAATGCTAGAAGTGACTCAAGCAAGCAATTGctgtgtcctgggtatgacaatctgcatccagcccaacaagcaggtcctccaacttgcagaaaAAACTTGAGTTGGttacaggattggcactccaaccaccgcaaaaaaaaaaaaaaccttcacactgttcc comes from the Erpetoichthys calabaricus chromosome 4, fErpCal1.3, whole genome shotgun sequence genome and includes:
- the rpl21 gene encoding 60S ribosomal protein L21; its protein translation is MTNTRGKRRGTRYMFARPFRKHGPIPLSTYMHIYKRGDIVDIKGTGTVQKGMPHKCYHGKTGRIYNVTQHAVGIIVNKQVKGKILAKRINVRIEHIKHSKSRDSFLKRVKENERLKAEAKQSGKFVELKRKPAAPREAHFVRTKKNEPQLLEPIPYEFMA